A DNA window from Amycolatopsis sp. DSM 110486 contains the following coding sequences:
- a CDS encoding beta-xylosidase gives MHPFRGGVRRPARALFALALSGVVVAGCSDSYAQTQADGPDHGGIAGGKPAPAKPPRVANVPLETAKARQSNGVVAAGAADAVYNYGPTAMVENGKTRLWWCSQYGSAAPPGDDILYAEAPSADGPFTGPGGGAPIAVLSGSPGAFDGVHTCDPSVLRVGGTYYLYYTGAAGDHALGNAVGLATSPDGVHWTRAAGGRPILGPSHDVHRDNVYGAGQPSVVFLDGWYYLMFTDTTGRAAGWNGAGQFVIRSHDPAFGSGVEALGDKGFGPVSSTSAPRERSVVDGFSADLEWVGALDAFVIAHETADGTTLTFWDKDFTLQPYTPLVIPGAWKEGPGLIRRPDGHAPTSVTDPCDTVSFDVVRATAIGSAGAPTGLKHFGLDVQGAGGCSSPDRVTTTFDGVAMPSPDRRMDLFRRGVRIRVDRRSVATALAGEVVDRPLTPVAGLPVKTTLKSGMNVVHSYGHGYGVVLGNELYGLPDTTIVDLNGAEVTEIDPRQWDAYAPGLPLGG, from the coding sequence ATGCACCCGTTTCGTGGCGGGGTTCGGCGACCCGCGCGAGCCCTGTTCGCCCTGGCGTTGTCGGGGGTCGTCGTGGCGGGCTGCAGCGACAGCTACGCGCAGACCCAGGCCGACGGACCCGACCACGGCGGCATCGCGGGCGGCAAGCCGGCTCCGGCGAAGCCCCCGCGCGTGGCGAACGTCCCCCTGGAGACCGCGAAAGCCCGCCAGAGCAACGGAGTGGTCGCCGCCGGAGCCGCCGACGCGGTCTACAACTACGGCCCCACGGCGATGGTCGAAAACGGCAAGACCCGCCTGTGGTGGTGCAGCCAGTACGGCAGCGCGGCCCCGCCCGGCGACGACATTCTCTACGCCGAGGCGCCCTCCGCCGACGGTCCCTTCACCGGACCCGGTGGCGGCGCGCCGATCGCGGTCCTGTCCGGTTCGCCCGGTGCGTTCGACGGCGTGCACACGTGCGACCCGTCCGTGCTGCGCGTCGGCGGCACCTACTACCTGTACTACACCGGCGCGGCGGGCGACCACGCGCTCGGCAACGCCGTCGGCCTCGCGACGAGCCCCGACGGCGTCCACTGGACCCGCGCGGCGGGCGGGCGCCCGATCCTCGGGCCTTCGCACGACGTGCACCGCGACAACGTCTACGGCGCCGGCCAGCCCTCGGTCGTGTTCCTCGACGGCTGGTACTACCTCATGTTCACCGACACCACCGGCCGCGCCGCCGGCTGGAACGGTGCCGGCCAGTTCGTGATCCGCTCCCACGACCCGGCGTTCGGCAGCGGCGTGGAAGCGTTGGGGGACAAGGGTTTCGGGCCCGTATCGAGCACCTCGGCACCACGTGAGCGCTCGGTGGTCGACGGGTTCAGCGCCGACCTCGAATGGGTCGGCGCGCTCGACGCGTTCGTGATCGCCCACGAGACCGCGGACGGCACCACGCTCACCTTCTGGGACAAGGACTTCACCCTCCAGCCCTACACGCCGCTGGTGATCCCCGGCGCGTGGAAGGAAGGACCCGGCCTCATTCGCCGCCCGGACGGCCACGCTCCGACGTCGGTCACCGACCCGTGCGACACCGTCTCGTTCGACGTCGTGCGCGCGACCGCGATCGGTTCCGCGGGTGCGCCGACGGGCCTGAAGCACTTCGGGCTCGACGTGCAGGGCGCCGGCGGCTGCTCGAGCCCCGACCGCGTGACCACGACGTTCGACGGCGTCGCGATGCCGTCACCGGACCGCCGGATGGACCTGTTCCGCCGCGGCGTGCGCATCCGCGTCGACCGCCGCTCCGTCGCGACCGCGCTGGCCGGGGAAGTGGTGGACCGGCCGCTCACGCCGGTCGCCGGGCTGCCCGTGAAGACGACGCTGAAGTCCGGCATGAACGTGGTGCACTCGTACGGCCACGGGTACGGCGTGGTGCTCGGCAACGAGCTCTACGGCCTGCCCGACACCACGATCGTGGACCTCAACGGGGCCGAGGTGACGGAGATCGACCCGCGACAGTGGGACGCCTACGCGCCCGGGCTCCCGCTGGGCGGCTGA
- a CDS encoding B-4DMT family transporter has protein sequence MLGAWLTRGLVMAVVHAAAMTLLAKWSVFHPTDQTVITSVTLAVLVGVAALWSAVDGWRGKPDRGRAWFIASLVAGVVSGILYVIGRAVFVDQTGTSELGAALTGGAAFSALLVLVPAGLGLFVGSRVRRPAPEDEEPEPEDDEDDGSGSQSGQLELPEAEPAGAPRPKPSPVSRPAGARARRRPTVAGRSPSPRPR, from the coding sequence ATGCTGGGTGCCTGGTTGACTCGCGGGCTGGTCATGGCCGTCGTCCACGCCGCCGCCATGACGCTGCTCGCCAAGTGGTCCGTGTTCCACCCGACCGACCAGACTGTGATCACGTCCGTCACCCTCGCCGTGCTGGTGGGCGTCGCGGCGCTGTGGAGCGCGGTCGACGGCTGGCGCGGCAAACCGGACCGCGGCCGGGCCTGGTTCATCGCGTCGCTGGTGGCCGGCGTCGTCTCCGGCATCCTGTATGTGATCGGGCGTGCGGTGTTCGTCGACCAGACCGGGACGTCGGAGCTGGGCGCGGCGCTCACCGGGGGTGCCGCGTTCTCGGCGCTGCTGGTGCTGGTGCCGGCCGGGCTGGGGCTGTTCGTCGGCTCGCGCGTGCGGCGGCCCGCGCCGGAGGACGAGGAGCCGGAACCCGAGGACGACGAGGACGACGGGTCAGGCAGCCAGTCGGGTCAGCTGGAGCTGCCGGAGGCCGAGCCGGCCGGCGCGCCGCGGCCGAAGCCGTCGCCCGTCAGCCGCCCAGCGGGAGCCCGGGCGCGTAGGCGTCCCACTGTCGCGGGTCGATCTCCGTCACCTCGGCCCCGTTGA
- a CDS encoding Xaa-Pro peptidase family protein produces the protein MPETHAHRRGALRSLITDSGVDALLVTDLLNIRYLTGFTGSNAALLVHAGGEAQTVFCTDGRYTTQSASEVPDLERVMGRASDRVLADFAARAHATYGRTGFESQHVSVEDHEALKVRFDKVALVRTPGLIEQLRAVKDEVEVAALRSACAAADRALADLLASGGLRAGRTELEVARDLENRMLEHGSSEPSFATIVAAGPNSAIPHHQPTGAQLREGDFVKLDFGATVDGYHSDMTRTFVLGKAADWQRELYDLVHRAQAAGTAAVFPGADVSEVDAAARSVIAAAGRADEFAHGLGHGVGLEVHEAPSLATTGVGTLSAGMAVTVEPGVYLAGRGGVRIEDTLVVRDSGPELLTLSTKDLVAV, from the coding sequence GTGCCTGAAACCCACGCTCACCGTCGCGGCGCGCTGCGGTCCCTGATCACCGATTCCGGGGTCGACGCGCTGCTGGTCACCGACCTGCTCAACATCCGCTACCTCACCGGGTTCACCGGGTCGAACGCCGCGCTGCTCGTGCACGCCGGCGGCGAGGCGCAGACCGTGTTCTGCACCGACGGCCGCTACACGACCCAGTCGGCGTCCGAGGTGCCCGATCTCGAACGCGTGATGGGCCGCGCCAGCGACCGTGTGCTCGCCGACTTCGCGGCCCGCGCCCACGCGACCTACGGGCGTACCGGGTTCGAGAGCCAGCACGTGAGCGTGGAAGACCACGAGGCGCTCAAGGTGCGCTTCGACAAGGTGGCGCTGGTCCGGACGCCCGGGCTGATCGAGCAGCTGCGCGCCGTGAAGGACGAGGTCGAGGTCGCGGCCCTGCGCTCGGCCTGCGCGGCGGCCGACCGCGCGCTCGCCGACCTGCTGGCGTCCGGCGGCCTGCGCGCCGGGCGCACCGAGCTGGAAGTGGCACGCGACCTGGAGAACCGCATGCTGGAGCACGGTTCGTCGGAGCCGTCGTTCGCCACGATCGTGGCCGCCGGGCCCAACTCGGCGATCCCGCACCACCAGCCCACCGGCGCACAGCTGCGCGAAGGTGACTTCGTGAAGCTCGACTTCGGCGCGACCGTCGACGGCTACCACTCCGACATGACCCGCACGTTCGTGCTCGGCAAGGCCGCCGACTGGCAGCGCGAGCTCTACGACCTGGTCCACCGCGCCCAGGCGGCCGGTACCGCGGCCGTGTTCCCGGGCGCCGACGTGTCCGAAGTGGACGCCGCGGCCCGCTCCGTGATCGCCGCCGCGGGCCGCGCGGACGAGTTCGCGCACGGCCTCGGCCACGGCGTCGGGCTCGAGGTGCACGAGGCGCCCAGCCTCGCTACCACGGGCGTCGGTACACTGTCCGCCGGTATGGCGGTCACCGTCGAGCCCGGCGTCTACCTCGCGGGGCGCGGTGGCGTGCGCATCGAGGACACGCTCGTCGTGCGGGACTCCGGGCCCGAACTCCTCACCCTGAGCACCAAGGACCTCGTGGCCGTCTGA
- the efp gene encoding elongation factor P, with product MATTNDLKNGLVLNLEGQLWTVTAFQHVKPGKGGAFVRTTLKHVLTGKVVDKTFNAGTKVETATVDRRNMTYLYKDGQDFVFMDGDTYDQITVPAEVVSDNANYMLENTEVQVAVHENEALYIELPTSVEIVIQHTDPGLQGDRSTGGTKPATLETGAEIQVPLFVSTGEKIKVDTRDGRYLGRVSS from the coding sequence GTGGCCACCACCAACGACCTGAAGAACGGGCTCGTCCTCAACCTCGAGGGCCAGCTCTGGACCGTCACCGCGTTCCAGCACGTCAAGCCGGGCAAGGGCGGTGCGTTCGTGCGCACCACGCTCAAGCACGTGCTGACGGGGAAGGTCGTCGACAAGACCTTCAACGCCGGCACGAAGGTCGAAACGGCCACCGTGGACCGCCGGAACATGACCTACCTGTACAAGGACGGTCAGGACTTCGTGTTCATGGACGGCGACACCTACGACCAGATCACGGTTCCGGCCGAGGTCGTGTCGGACAACGCCAACTACATGCTCGAGAACACCGAGGTCCAGGTCGCGGTGCACGAGAACGAGGCGCTCTACATCGAGCTCCCGACCTCGGTCGAGATCGTCATCCAGCACACCGACCCGGGCCTGCAGGGCGACCGCTCCACCGGCGGCACCAAGCCGGCGACGCTCGAGACCGGCGCGGAGATCCAGGTCCCGCTGTTCGTCTCGACCGGCGAGAAGATCAAGGTCGACACGCGTGACGGCCGGTACCTCGGCCGCGTCTCCAGCTGA
- the nusB gene encoding transcription antitermination factor NusB: MADKQKPHPNRGGAISRRQARRRAVEMLYEASQRGTDPVTLLADRVGSTDVDPVADYTITVVEGVTTHREQVDELLAEHSQGWTLDRMPPVDLAVLRVGVYEMLWSSDVPDPVAIDEAVGLAKELSTDDSPRFVNGVLGRIGTIADRLRAVL, translated from the coding sequence ATGGCGGACAAACAGAAGCCGCACCCGAACCGCGGCGGCGCGATCAGCAGGCGGCAGGCCCGCCGGCGTGCCGTCGAGATGCTGTACGAAGCTTCGCAACGCGGCACCGACCCGGTCACGCTGCTGGCCGACCGGGTCGGGTCCACCGACGTCGACCCGGTCGCCGACTACACGATCACCGTCGTGGAGGGCGTCACGACCCACCGCGAGCAGGTCGACGAGCTGCTGGCCGAGCACTCGCAGGGCTGGACACTGGACCGCATGCCGCCGGTCGACCTGGCGGTGCTGCGCGTGGGCGTCTACGAGATGCTCTGGTCCTCCGACGTGCCCGACCCCGTCGCGATCGACGAGGCCGTGGGCCTGGCGAAGGAGCTCTCGACCGACGACTCGCCGCGCTTCGTCAACGGCGTGCTCGGGCGCATCGGGACGATCGCCGACCGCCTGCGGGCCGTGCTCTGA
- a CDS encoding transcriptional regulator yields MGDYAKALGAKLRGIRQQQGLSLHGVEQKSGGRWKAVVVGSYERGDRAVTVQKLAELADFYGVPVVELLPEGRVPSGAEPATKIVINLERLQQLPAEKVGPLARYAATIQSQRGDYNGKVLSIRTEDLRSLAIIYDMTPGELTEQLIDWGVLPPEARPSKED; encoded by the coding sequence ATGGGCGATTACGCCAAGGCGCTCGGGGCCAAGCTCCGCGGGATCCGTCAGCAACAGGGCCTGTCCCTGCACGGCGTCGAGCAGAAGTCGGGCGGCCGCTGGAAGGCCGTCGTCGTCGGCTCGTACGAGCGTGGCGACCGCGCCGTCACCGTCCAAAAGCTCGCCGAACTGGCCGACTTCTACGGTGTACCGGTGGTCGAACTGCTGCCGGAGGGCCGTGTGCCCTCGGGTGCCGAGCCCGCCACGAAGATCGTGATCAACCTCGAGCGGCTCCAGCAGTTGCCTGCGGAGAAGGTCGGCCCGCTCGCGCGGTACGCGGCCACGATCCAGAGCCAGCGCGGCGACTACAACGGCAAGGTACTCTCCATCCGCACCGAGGACCTGCGCTCGCTTGCGATCATCTACGACATGACCCCCGGTGAGCTCACCGAACAGCTCATCGACTGGGGCGTCCTGCCGCCCGAGGCCCGTCCGTCCAAAGAAGACTGA
- the pyrR gene encoding bifunctional pyr operon transcriptional regulator/uracil phosphoribosyltransferase PyrR: MSSRPRGAAEPVGERELLSAGDVARTIARMAHQVIEKTALGASTSGDASSAPLAPPVLLGIPTRGTPLATRLAGKIGEFSGVVPPTGALDVTLYRDDLRRRPPRALEQTQLPPGGIDDRVVILVDDVLFSGRTIRAALDALRDHGRPRAVQLAVLVDRGHRELPIRADYVGKNVPTARAEGVSVLLSETDGRDAVLLRAPEGESR, translated from the coding sequence TTGTCGTCACGTCCGCGTGGCGCGGCGGAACCGGTCGGGGAGCGCGAGCTTCTTTCGGCCGGCGATGTCGCGCGCACCATCGCCCGGATGGCCCATCAGGTCATCGAGAAGACCGCACTCGGTGCGAGTACTTCGGGCGATGCCTCATCCGCACCACTCGCCCCACCCGTGTTGCTGGGGATCCCCACCCGCGGTACTCCGCTGGCGACCCGGCTCGCCGGGAAGATCGGCGAGTTCTCCGGCGTCGTCCCCCCGACGGGGGCCCTCGACGTCACCCTGTACCGCGACGACCTGCGTCGCCGTCCACCGCGCGCGCTCGAGCAGACGCAGCTGCCGCCCGGCGGCATCGACGACCGGGTGGTGATCCTGGTCGACGACGTGCTGTTCTCCGGCCGCACCATCCGCGCCGCCCTCGACGCCCTGCGCGACCACGGCCGCCCGCGCGCCGTGCAGCTGGCCGTGCTCGTCGACCGCGGCCACCGCGAGCTGCCGATCCGCGCCGACTACGTCGGCAAGAACGTGCCCACCGCGCGGGCCGAGGGCGTGTCCGTGCTGCTGTCCGAAACGGATGGGCGCGACGCGGTCCTGCTCCGCGCACCGGAAGGAGAGTCCCGGTGA
- a CDS encoding aspartate carbamoyltransferase catalytic subunit, producing the protein MKHLLATDGLDADTATAVLDTADELKHTLLGREVRKLPTLRGRTVITLFYENSTRTRVSFEIAGKWMSADVINVSASSSSVNKGESLRDTALTLAAAGADCVIVRHPASGAAHRLSGWLAEAGTAVVNAGDGTHEHPTQALLDAATLRERLGSLKDRRVAIVGDVLHSRVARSNIHLLSTLGAEVVLVAPPTLLPVGVETLPVTVSHDLDAELPAVDAVMMLRVQAERMHGGFFPSSREYSISYGLSERRQRLLPDHAVVLHPGPMLRGMEIASAVADSPASAITEQVRNGVHVRMAVLYHLLASEGAAA; encoded by the coding sequence GTGAAGCACCTGCTCGCCACCGACGGTCTGGACGCCGACACCGCCACGGCCGTCCTCGACACCGCAGACGAGCTGAAGCACACGCTGCTCGGCCGGGAGGTCCGCAAGCTGCCGACGCTGCGCGGCCGCACGGTGATCACCCTGTTCTACGAGAACTCGACCCGCACGCGCGTGTCGTTCGAGATCGCCGGGAAGTGGATGAGCGCCGACGTGATCAACGTCTCGGCGTCGAGCTCCTCGGTGAACAAGGGCGAGTCGCTGCGGGACACCGCGCTCACGCTCGCCGCCGCGGGCGCCGACTGCGTGATCGTCCGGCACCCCGCCTCGGGCGCCGCGCACCGGCTGTCGGGCTGGCTCGCCGAGGCCGGCACCGCTGTGGTCAACGCGGGCGACGGCACCCACGAGCACCCCACGCAGGCGCTGCTCGACGCCGCGACCCTGCGCGAACGGCTCGGCTCGCTGAAGGACCGCCGGGTGGCGATCGTCGGCGACGTGCTGCACAGCCGCGTCGCCCGGTCGAACATCCACCTGCTGAGCACCCTCGGCGCGGAGGTGGTGCTCGTCGCGCCGCCGACGCTGCTGCCGGTCGGGGTGGAGACACTGCCGGTCACGGTCTCCCACGACCTCGACGCCGAACTGCCGGCCGTCGACGCCGTGATGATGCTGCGAGTGCAGGCCGAACGTATGCACGGGGGCTTCTTCCCGTCTTCGCGCGAGTACTCGATCTCCTACGGCCTGTCCGAGCGGCGCCAGCGGCTGCTGCCGGACCACGCCGTGGTGCTGCACCCCGGCCCGATGCTGCGCGGGATGGAGATCGCCTCGGCGGTCGCCGACTCCCCGGCCTCGGCCATCACCGAACAGGTCCGCAACGGCGTCCACGTGCGCATGGCGGTCCTCTACCACCTCTTGGCCAGTGAAGGAGCCGCAGCGTGA